The proteins below come from a single Sorghum bicolor cultivar BTx623 chromosome 4, Sorghum_bicolor_NCBIv3, whole genome shotgun sequence genomic window:
- the LOC8080386 gene encoding uncharacterized protein LOC8080386: MVQLLSKKLDIKQKKKQDKEDDRAEVDLSHSEGEEESDGESNSVIVLKKVSSKGTSSGGPMDKFCTQEIVAARKGKSGVENKVPSKLSTEKREEKRDRACEYICQFFYEAGIPHNTISLPSFDLMLEAIGDFGRNLRCPTPYEMSGKFLQKRKRKVQESLKSHQESWELHGGSIMTDAWTDKRGRGVMNLVVHSAYGIYFLDSVDCSAEKKEGRYIFDLVDRCIEEIGVQNVVQVVTDNARENEAVASLLKAKHPSIFWTGCAAHTIDLMLEDIGKFPKVSATISKAKFLTVFLYAHTRVLDLMRKYLSRNLVRCGVTRFATTYLNLKSLFENKKQILRLFREDELNELWYLKSVKGKKAHNIVTSDSFWRRVEAAVNYFEPLATVLRRMDSDVPSMGFLYGYLVEAKNEIARRFNNDRKKYEEVLHFIDKMWDSKMKTPLHRVGYYLNPFYYYQNKVEIEDNESFRDGVITCITKLVRDADTQDKIIEELQMFQDAEGSFGKEIAQRQCKNIHFDPVHQLVKDVGVFFEQVHTKKRNRLLHDRMRDLVYIKFNSKLKQKKDNKDKDPLEVHMVDALEDEDNEWITGIEPTEVDHDQEGETGATSQSRGIAAASQREETRRGGQRNKKRKRLIHIPTAMDDEDISVASSDGEDDNDMPSPSFPSSVTKVHGSVLLLWLNSYAAGLFEDLDKEELSVGAETMLKIALQLVGKAKSPQDQDVLKEKDEDAEDN, from the exons ATGGTACAGTTGCTATCAAAGAAGTTGGACATCAAGCAAAAGAAGAAACAGGACAAAGAAGATGACAGAGCTGAAGTTGATCTGAGTCATTCTGAAGGAGAGGAAGAAAGTGATGGAGAAAGCAATTCGGTGATTGTGCTAAAGAAGGTGAGCAGCAAAGGAACATCTTCAGGTGGTCCTATGGACAAGTTCTGTACACAAGAAATAGTTGCTGCAAGGAAGGGGAAATCTGGTGTTGAAAATAAGGTTCCATCCAAGTTGTCTACTGaaaaaagagaggagaagagagacaGGGCATGTGAGTACATTTGCCAATTCTTTTATGAAGCAGGGATCCCACACAACACTATTTCATTGCCTAGCTTTGATCTTATGCTTGAGGCTATAGGAGATTTTGGTAGAAATTTGAGATGCCCAACTCCATATGAGATGAGTGGGAAATTCTTacagaaaaggaaaaggaaagtaCAGGAGTCATTGAAGTCTCATCAAGAATCTTGGGAGCTACATGGTGGCTCAATTATGACAGATGCTTGGACAGACAAGAGAGGTAGAGGTGTGATGAACTTGGTAGTTCATAGTGCATATGGTATTTATTTTCTTGATTCAGTGGATTGCTCAGCTGAGAAGAAAGAAGGCAGATACATCTTTGACCTGGTTGATAGATGTATTGAGGAAATAGGGGTGCAAAATGTAGTCCAAGTTGTGACTGATAATGCAAGGGAAAATGAGGCTGTTGCAAGTCTATTGAAAGCAAAGCACCCATCTATTTTCTGGACTGGTTGTGCTGCCCATACTATAGACCTCATGCTAGAAGATATAGGAAAGTTTCCAAAAGTTTCAGCAACAATTAGCAAAGCAAAGTTCCTGACTGTTTTCCTATATGCCCATACTAGAGTTTTGGACCTAATGAGGAAGTACCTTTCTAGGAATTTGGTGAGGTGTGGGGTAACAAGGTTTGCTACAACTTATCTCAACTTGAAAAGCttgttcgaaaacaagaagcaaATTCTGAGGCTATTTAGGGAAGATGAACTCAATGAGTTATGGTACCTAAAGAGTGTCAAAGGGAAGAAAGCACACAACATAGTAACCTCTGATAGTTTCTGGAGAAGAGTTGAGGCTGCTGTTAATTACTTTGAGCCACTAGCTACTGTGTTGAGGAGAATGGACAGTGATGTGCCATCAATGGGGTTCTTGTATGGCTATCTAGTAGAGGCTAAGAATGAGATTGCTAGGAGATTCAACAATGATAGGAAGAAATATGAggaagttcttcatttcattgaCAAAATGTGGGATAGTAAGATGAAGACACCTTTGCATAGGGTTGGATACTATTTGAATCCTTTCTACTATTATCAAAATAAGGTTGAAATAGAGGATAATGAGTCATTTagggatggtgtaataacttgcaTCACAAAGCTTGTGAGAGATGCCGACACTCAAGACAAAATTATTGAAGAGCTTCAAATGTTTCAGGATGCAGAGGGATCATTTGGCAAAGAAATTGCCCAAAGACAATGCAAAAACATTCATTTTGATCCAG TTCATCAGCTTGTGAAAGATGTTGGAGTTTTTTTTGAACAA GTCCacacaaagaaaagaaataggCTGCTTCATGACAGAATGAGGGACCTTGTATACATCAAGTTCAACTCAAAACTAAAGCAAAAGAAGGATAACAAGGATAAGGATCCCCTTGAGGTGCATATGGTTGATGCATTAGAAGATGAAGACAATGAGTGGATCACTGGCATTGAGCCAACAGAAGTAGATCATGACCAAGAGGGAGAAACTGGAGCAACATCACAGTCACGGGGAATTGCAGCTGCATCTCAAAGAGAAGAAACAAGGAGGGGAGGTCAAAGGAACAAAAAAAGGAAGAGGTTGATCCATATCCCTACTGCTATGGATGATGAAGACATCAGTGTTGCATCTTCTGATGGAGAAGACGACAATGATATGCCATCCCCATCCTTTCCAAGTTCAGTGACTAAGGTCCATG GTTCTGTTCTACTTCTATGGTTAAATAGTTATGCTGCAG GACTATTTGAAGACCTCGATAAAGAAGAATTGTCTGTCGGTGCTGAGACAATGTTGAAGATTGCGTTACAACTAGTGGGTAAAGCTAAAAGtccccaagatcaagatgtGTTGAAGGAAAAAGATGAAGATGCTGAAGACAATTGA